A single window of Sporosarcina sp. Marseille-Q4943 DNA harbors:
- a CDS encoding EAL domain-containing protein has translation MGNEGKINILLVDDRPENLVAIEAIIEKDEYNLIKASSGEEALKCLLKDRFALILLDVQMPGMDGFTTAKIIKAREKTKHIPILFITANNMESEHIFMGYSVGAIDYILKPVDPLILKAKVEGFVDIYKMERKLVQQAAMLTTKTEELKDANKDLSETTSKLLLSEALANVISETSLDSMIILDKDGEILRVNPSVVKKLQYQETELLGKNIRVLFTENKSADYIESLFMKIHRYGNLRGYESFKEIHVTRKDGTTFLSEIQIGWKIIQDKTIIAYTIRDITEQKKSEALIKHMAYHDFLTDLPNRRAFNETLVGHLKKAREENQPLGIMCLDMDRFKYINDSLGHSIGDRVLQEVSCRLTGSIRNMDFLARVGGDEFNIILPNTDRESALEVAAHILEELQKPLLVNDYELYITTSIGLSIFPYDGEDFYELIKNADIALYQAKEQGKNKYHVFHTGMNMQSYRSFIMQNDLRKAIERDEFVLVYQPRVNVATGKVESAEALLRWNHPNWGSVPPSEFIPLAEQTGQIIEIGDWVLRTACQQMKRWEENGYHSIRLAINFSAQQFMQKDLLCTIERILEETKVAANLLEIELTESALLKNEDFIIETLQRLKELGITISIDDFGTGYSSLHYLSRLPISVLKIDKSFIQGIVDETSDNRTITSTIITLAKSLDLVTVAEGVETEEQLEFLSLHQCDEVQGYLFSPPVPQRTFEKMLQDNDMVFNSKVQHETIKVVNEQIENPIPVALEQLQKQYSITAREIEVFDLLLEGLSNKEISQDLYISEHTVKNHISRIFQKLNVTDRAQAMAMVYQYCVNKSDGVIGI, from the coding sequence ATGGGAAATGAGGGGAAAATAAATATACTTTTGGTAGACGATCGACCAGAAAATCTAGTAGCGATCGAAGCAATTATTGAAAAAGATGAATACAATTTAATTAAAGCTTCTTCAGGAGAAGAAGCGCTTAAATGCTTACTAAAAGATCGATTCGCCCTCATTCTATTAGATGTCCAAATGCCTGGAATGGATGGTTTTACGACAGCGAAAATCATTAAAGCTCGCGAAAAGACCAAACATATCCCGATCTTATTTATAACGGCAAATAATATGGAATCGGAACATATTTTTATGGGCTATTCTGTAGGTGCTATTGACTACATACTCAAACCTGTTGATCCACTTATTTTAAAAGCAAAGGTGGAAGGGTTTGTCGACATTTACAAAATGGAACGTAAGCTTGTGCAACAAGCAGCTATGTTAACTACTAAAACAGAAGAGTTAAAGGACGCTAATAAAGATCTTTCTGAAACAACTTCTAAATTACTATTATCAGAAGCATTAGCTAATGTTATTAGTGAAACGTCACTAGACTCTATGATTATCTTAGATAAAGACGGAGAAATTTTACGGGTGAATCCTTCAGTTGTCAAGAAGCTTCAATATCAAGAAACAGAGCTGCTCGGCAAAAATATTAGAGTACTGTTTACCGAAAACAAATCGGCAGATTATATAGAAAGTCTTTTTATGAAAATACACCGCTATGGCAATCTACGTGGTTATGAAAGTTTTAAAGAAATTCATGTAACGAGAAAAGATGGGACAACTTTTCTTTCGGAAATCCAAATTGGATGGAAAATTATCCAAGACAAAACGATCATTGCCTATACTATACGGGATATTACGGAGCAGAAAAAAAGTGAAGCTTTAATTAAACATATGGCCTATCATGATTTCTTAACAGACTTACCAAATAGACGGGCATTCAATGAAACACTAGTCGGTCATTTGAAGAAAGCAAGAGAAGAAAATCAACCATTAGGGATTATGTGTTTAGATATGGACCGCTTTAAATATATTAATGATTCTTTGGGTCATTCGATTGGCGATCGTGTTCTTCAAGAGGTTTCATGTAGACTTACCGGTAGTATAAGAAATATGGACTTTTTGGCAAGAGTTGGTGGGGATGAATTTAACATTATCTTACCAAACACCGATAGGGAAAGCGCATTAGAAGTTGCGGCTCATATATTAGAAGAACTTCAAAAGCCGTTGTTAGTTAATGACTACGAGTTGTATATTACAACGAGCATTGGACTAAGCATCTTCCCGTATGACGGAGAAGATTTTTATGAACTCATTAAAAATGCGGACATTGCATTATATCAGGCAAAGGAACAAGGAAAGAATAAATATCATGTATTCCATACAGGAATGAATATGCAATCCTACCGATCTTTTATTATGCAAAATGATTTGCGAAAAGCAATTGAGCGGGACGAGTTTGTACTTGTTTACCAACCTCGAGTGAATGTTGCCACCGGAAAAGTGGAAAGTGCTGAAGCTTTACTCCGTTGGAATCATCCAAACTGGGGTTCTGTACCACCGAGCGAATTCATTCCTCTTGCAGAGCAAACCGGACAAATCATAGAAATTGGCGATTGGGTGTTACGGACTGCCTGTCAACAAATGAAGCGTTGGGAGGAAAATGGTTACCATTCCATCCGTCTTGCAATAAACTTTTCTGCACAGCAATTTATGCAAAAGGATCTGTTGTGTACTATAGAGAGGATTTTAGAGGAGACCAAAGTAGCTGCCAATCTTTTAGAAATTGAGTTAACCGAATCAGCTTTGTTAAAAAATGAGGATTTTATCATTGAGACATTACAACGGTTAAAAGAATTGGGCATTACAATCAGTATTGATGATTTTGGGACAGGTTACTCTTCCCTACACTATTTAAGCCGTTTACCAATTAGTGTACTTAAAATCGATAAATCCTTTATTCAAGGAATAGTAGATGAGACAAGTGATAACAGGACGATTACTTCAACAATTATTACGCTGGCAAAATCCTTAGATTTAGTGACCGTTGCTGAAGGCGTAGAAACTGAGGAACAGCTTGAATTCTTGAGTTTGCATCAATGTGACGAAGTCCAAGGATATCTATTTAGCCCACCTGTTCCACAACGAACATTTGAAAAAATGTTACAAGACAACGATATGGTTTTTAATAGTAAGGTTCAGCATGAAACTATAAAAGTAGTTAATGAACAAATCGAGAATCCCATCCCAGTAGCATTAGAACAGCTTCAGAAGCAATATTCGATCACTGCTAGAGAAATAGAAGTTTTTGATTTACTACTAGAAGGGTTAAGTAATAAAGAAATATCACAAGACCTCTATATAAGTGAACATACAGTAAAAAATCACATTTCTCGCATTTTCCAAAAATTAAATGTAACGGATCGAGCGCAAGCTATGGCGATGGTGTATCAATATTGTGTTAATAAATCAGATGGTGTTATTGGCATTTAG
- a CDS encoding pilus assembly protein TadG-related protein translates to MKKIIQSLLFPVKEERGVTKIIVVFSIVALLGFTALVVDAGGIYFEKSRLQKALDAAVLGGAQHLKITEEKAEETAISLGLKNGFTVSGDEVTTGEEFIEIEKTVNKELTFAKILGFNDADIHAVARAELVQALVKRNGVVPIGLEAGEFKKGQDYDMNFNPGGAAKGNFGWLGLDGGGSALEYGLLHGSKNEVAVDMKVDTETGLSWGNVKKAIEERIARDAKKPHCQSYVTADNECSRFIIVPLIDTFDDLKGGSGTVKIVGFAAFWIDSIKGQTIHGRFIDDYVTSGTFEPGEETNIYGVKLVK, encoded by the coding sequence ATGAAAAAAATAATTCAGTCGTTGTTGTTTCCAGTGAAGGAAGAGCGAGGGGTAACGAAGATAATTGTAGTCTTTAGCATCGTTGCATTGCTCGGTTTTACCGCCTTGGTCGTCGATGCAGGTGGAATCTATTTCGAAAAAAGCCGGCTTCAAAAAGCATTGGACGCGGCTGTGCTCGGAGGGGCGCAACATTTGAAAATCACTGAGGAGAAAGCGGAGGAAACCGCAATTTCGCTAGGATTGAAAAATGGATTTACTGTAAGCGGAGACGAAGTGACGACCGGAGAAGAATTCATTGAAATCGAGAAAACAGTGAACAAGGAATTGACCTTTGCAAAAATATTGGGTTTCAATGACGCCGATATCCATGCGGTCGCTCGCGCGGAATTAGTGCAAGCGTTAGTGAAGCGGAATGGGGTCGTTCCGATTGGGTTGGAGGCAGGAGAGTTTAAAAAGGGTCAGGATTACGACATGAACTTCAATCCCGGGGGTGCGGCAAAAGGGAACTTTGGTTGGCTTGGGTTGGATGGCGGCGGGTCAGCATTAGAATACGGACTTTTACACGGAAGTAAGAATGAAGTGGCAGTCGATATGAAAGTTGATACCGAGACAGGCTTAAGTTGGGGAAACGTGAAGAAAGCAATCGAAGAACGGATTGCGCGAGATGCAAAGAAACCGCATTGTCAATCTTATGTAACTGCTGACAATGAATGCAGCCGTTTCATTATTGTTCCCTTAATCGATACATTCGATGATTTGAAGGGTGGGTCGGGTACAGTGAAAATTGTCGGCTTTGCCGCTTTCTGGATAGATTCCATCAAAGGCCAGACAATACATGGCCGCTTCATTGACGACTATGTCACTAGCGGCACATTCGAGCCTGGAGAAGAGACGAATATTTACGGCGTGAAACTTGTGAAATAA
- a CDS encoding TadE/TadG family type IV pilus assembly protein: protein MKSQRGQALVETALVLPILLILLFGITDLGRVFHAYLTLDHAGREAARVAAVGAEDGKINEKIELATSSLIQDKLIKDIDPKPKANRTSGTEVTITLNYSIDLLTPLISHLIGPIKLENKTVMRVE, encoded by the coding sequence GTGAAATCACAACGGGGGCAGGCGCTAGTCGAAACCGCACTCGTCCTCCCCATATTGCTGATCTTGTTATTCGGCATTACCGATTTGGGTCGTGTGTTCCATGCGTATTTGACACTCGACCATGCCGGCAGGGAAGCGGCCAGAGTTGCGGCAGTTGGGGCGGAGGATGGAAAAATCAATGAAAAGATTGAACTGGCGACGAGCAGCTTGATTCAGGACAAATTGATAAAAGACATTGATCCGAAACCTAAAGCGAATCGAACAAGCGGGACAGAGGTCACGATAACGTTGAATTATTCCATTGATTTATTGACGCCGCTAATTAGTCATTTGATTGGACCTATTAAGCTGGAAAACAAAACCGTAATGAGGGTGGAATAA
- a CDS encoding DUF192 domain-containing protein — MIVISKTILLPFQIIRADTVWKRSIGLLSHKGPLIDKGLLLTPCNSIHMFFVRHPIDVVFLNKSNRVIKTISYLRPWRVVPPVKNAHSTLELPLGTVKAEKIRVGDTIQMNYLN, encoded by the coding sequence TTGATTGTTATTTCCAAAACTATTTTGCTGCCATTCCAAATCATACGTGCGGATACTGTTTGGAAGAGATCTATAGGACTTTTAAGTCACAAAGGGCCGCTCATCGATAAAGGTCTTCTCCTAACACCATGCAATTCCATCCATATGTTCTTTGTACGGCATCCAATCGACGTCGTCTTTCTCAACAAATCAAACCGCGTCATCAAAACAATATCCTACCTTAGACCATGGCGAGTCGTACCTCCTGTGAAAAACGCCCACTCCACACTCGAACTGCCCCTCGGCACAGTAAAAGCAGAAAAAATCCGCGTCGGCGACACCATTCAAATGAACTACCTAAACTAA
- a CDS encoding AAA family ATPase has translation MSKLITLTGNGEWVSRMEEIAASSDMEMYWAENESMLFEQLKAMAGYCVVLLPNLNFFDIYSLCSKISQSFMTTPILFVFESEDEFDMKRALRAGGDDVIFLDEPLAKIQEALRHAMEKRVSLERKQPELRKNAKVITVASTKGGVGKTTVAVNLAVALSKQSKRVAILDLDLQFGDVSMYVDARSKRTIYDWVKEDLDGKRIEDYLTLSKQGISILAAPQRPEFAEVITGNDVRKAIHSLKQRFDVVLIDVSSHMNENTIVALESSDEILVMTYMDLPTLKNSKLLIETLALLGLEDRVNVVLNRHFKVKGISMGMVEQVVGKRLFATLPAKEKMMTTAANEGIPVQVSHPRSGFARNITKMADVFVRPIQSNNKPAEVLGHAGGHA, from the coding sequence ATGAGTAAATTGATCACCTTGACTGGAAACGGGGAATGGGTGTCCCGGATGGAAGAGATTGCAGCGAGCAGCGATATGGAGATGTATTGGGCCGAAAATGAATCAATGCTGTTCGAGCAATTGAAGGCTATGGCGGGGTATTGTGTCGTCCTGTTGCCGAATCTCAATTTTTTCGATATTTATAGTCTCTGTTCGAAGATCTCCCAGTCCTTCATGACGACGCCGATCTTGTTCGTGTTCGAGTCGGAAGATGAATTCGATATGAAGCGGGCGTTGCGGGCTGGTGGGGACGATGTCATTTTCCTCGATGAACCGCTTGCGAAAATCCAAGAAGCTCTTCGCCATGCGATGGAGAAGCGAGTGTCGTTAGAGCGCAAACAGCCTGAGCTTCGAAAAAATGCGAAAGTGATAACGGTTGCGAGTACGAAAGGTGGGGTCGGCAAAACGACGGTCGCTGTCAATTTGGCTGTGGCGCTTTCAAAGCAGTCGAAACGGGTCGCCATCCTTGATTTAGATTTGCAGTTCGGGGACGTGTCGATGTATGTGGACGCCAGGTCGAAGCGGACGATTTACGATTGGGTGAAAGAGGACTTGGACGGGAAACGGATCGAAGATTATTTGACGCTTTCCAAACAGGGAATCTCGATTTTGGCGGCACCCCAACGTCCGGAATTCGCTGAAGTCATTACGGGAAATGATGTACGGAAAGCGATCCATTCATTGAAGCAGCGGTTCGATGTCGTCCTGATCGATGTGTCGAGCCATATGAATGAAAATACCATCGTAGCGCTTGAAAGTTCGGATGAAATTCTCGTCATGACGTATATGGATTTGCCGACATTGAAAAATAGCAAGTTGCTGATCGAGACGTTGGCTTTATTGGGGCTCGAAGACCGTGTGAATGTTGTGCTGAATCGTCATTTCAAAGTGAAAGGGATTTCGATGGGCATGGTGGAACAAGTTGTCGGCAAGAGGCTGTTCGCAACTTTGCCTGCAAAGGAGAAGATGATGACGACAGCTGCGAATGAAGGGATTCCGGTACAAGTGTCTCATCCGCGGTCGGGATTTGCTCGGAATATAACGAAGATGGCTGACGTGTTTGTCCGTCCGATCCAGTCCAACAATAAACCGGCGGAAGTGCTCGGCCATGCAGGGGGGCATGCGTAA
- the cpaB gene encoding Flp pilus assembly protein CpaB: MNPRKIWLVAIVFGFLAAGMLYVIVKNYETSKPAAPVVIEKTEAEQPAKQEPTEQQPPEVQKNEMLPIPEGKRAMTIEVTDVQGVAGFIEPGAHVDIVAILVVPEEQKETQHDAATLLLQDVKVLAIGHAADDEETMKRYQMVTIEVTPVEGLTLSFATKYDLHLLLREEGDHEIEPERTHVHEDDLHRGVFRPI, translated from the coding sequence GTGAATCCGAGGAAAATCTGGTTAGTGGCAATCGTGTTTGGATTCCTGGCTGCCGGTATGTTGTATGTCATCGTTAAGAATTATGAAACGAGTAAACCGGCAGCTCCGGTCGTTATCGAGAAGACCGAAGCTGAACAACCTGCCAAGCAGGAACCTACCGAGCAGCAACCACCAGAAGTGCAGAAGAATGAAATGCTGCCGATTCCGGAAGGCAAACGTGCGATGACGATCGAGGTGACCGATGTGCAAGGGGTGGCTGGGTTCATTGAGCCGGGGGCGCATGTCGATATAGTCGCGATTTTGGTTGTGCCGGAGGAGCAGAAGGAGACGCAACATGATGCGGCGACGCTTTTGCTGCAAGACGTGAAGGTATTGGCGATTGGCCACGCAGCGGATGACGAGGAAACAATGAAGCGTTATCAGATGGTGACGATCGAAGTGACGCCGGTCGAAGGACTGACATTGAGCTTTGCGACAAAGTATGATCTTCATCTACTGCTGAGGGAAGAGGGAGATCACGAAATTGAGCCGGAGCGCACGCATGTCCATGAAGATGACTTGCATAGAGGGGTGTTCAGGCCGATATGA
- a CDS encoding prepilin peptidase: protein MANIMIAIVLLISVVTDVRQRKILNVVTLPAILLGFLFHGVTSGLDGLLMSGLGFLVGLGLLIIPFIKGGIGAGDVKLLAAVGAWKGAVFVIYTTLFGAAIGGIISLFILLKNRRLRSTLQQTLSSSLVFNNEKILSHKSLSIPYAVPLAIGAILAFVMEAYM from the coding sequence TTGGCCAATATAATGATTGCAATTGTCCTTCTTATTTCAGTCGTCACCGATGTACGTCAACGAAAGATATTGAACGTTGTTACTTTGCCTGCTATTTTATTAGGTTTCCTATTTCACGGTGTGACGTCTGGTTTGGACGGGTTACTCATGAGTGGACTTGGATTTTTGGTCGGGCTTGGGCTGTTGATCATCCCGTTTATCAAGGGAGGGATCGGGGCAGGCGATGTCAAATTGCTGGCAGCAGTCGGTGCATGGAAAGGGGCAGTTTTCGTAATATACACGACCCTTTTCGGGGCAGCCATCGGAGGTATCATCTCTCTCTTTATTTTACTGAAAAATAGAAGACTCCGCTCCACACTTCAACAAACGCTTTCTTCTTCTCTCGTATTTAACAATGAAAAAATCCTATCTCACAAGTCACTATCGATTCCCTACGCGGTCCCGCTCGCAATCGGTGCGATATTGGCGTTCGTAATGGAGGCGTATATGTGA
- a CDS encoding pilus assembly protein TadG-related protein produces MMKRICQALLITLKNQRGVTKIIVALSIVVLLGFTALVVDVGAMYFEKSQLQKALDAAVLGGAQHLVVSQVKAGETAKDIASKNGFSITDGELKTDAEAIEIEKTVKKEMTFARILGINDADISAIARAELVQALVSRDGIVPVGLEKDKYEFDKGKEFSLNLDNANKKNGNHGFLSLDGRGEISWENAVKNGSKSVFSVSDLIYPEPGNLGKNVIEAFQYRIDLDKNDPGKSHCSEFQTADNSCKRVIIVPLVTEFPNGRSEKVEILDFAVFWIKGFEGKNTVKGVFIDYVTRGTFEERDTDSNIYGVKLVK; encoded by the coding sequence ATGATGAAGAGAATTTGTCAGGCCTTATTGATTACCCTGAAAAACCAGCGTGGTGTAACGAAAATCATTGTCGCTCTCAGTATAGTCGTATTGCTTGGCTTTACTGCCTTGGTCGTCGACGTTGGCGCGATGTACTTCGAAAAAAGCCAGCTGCAGAAAGCGTTGGATGCGGCTGTTCTTGGTGGAGCACAGCACTTGGTAGTGTCGCAAGTAAAAGCAGGAGAAACGGCGAAAGATATTGCTTCCAAAAACGGATTTTCAATTACTGATGGAGAGTTAAAGACAGATGCCGAAGCAATTGAAATTGAGAAAACGGTTAAGAAGGAAATGACATTTGCAAGGATCCTTGGAATTAATGATGCAGATATCTCTGCAATTGCACGTGCTGAATTGGTTCAGGCATTAGTGAGCAGGGATGGGATTGTGCCGGTAGGATTAGAAAAAGATAAGTATGAGTTTGACAAAGGTAAAGAGTTTTCCTTAAACCTTGATAATGCAAATAAAAAAAACGGTAACCATGGATTCCTATCATTAGATGGCAGGGGAGAAATTAGTTGGGAAAATGCAGTTAAAAACGGTAGTAAATCAGTATTTAGTGTAAGTGATTTAATTTATCCGGAGCCGGGAAACTTGGGGAAAAACGTAATCGAAGCTTTCCAATATAGAATTGATCTTGACAAGAATGACCCGGGAAAATCCCATTGTTCAGAATTCCAAACAGCAGATAATTCATGCAAAAGAGTAATAATAGTGCCTTTGGTTACTGAATTCCCCAATGGTCGATCAGAAAAAGTAGAAATCCTTGATTTTGCTGTCTTCTGGATAAAAGGATTTGAAGGGAAAAATACAGTTAAAGGCGTTTTCATCGACTATGTCACAAGAGGTACGTTTGAAGAAAGGGATACCGACTCCAATATTTACGGTGTGAAACTTGTGAAATAA
- the rihC gene encoding ribonucleoside hydrolase RihC has protein sequence MKTPIIIDTDPGIDDVIAITAALFAEEIDVKLITTVGGNVGIENTTNNAVNLVNFLGKDIPVAKGADQPLLNKLVSAAKVHGESGVGGYHFETIENCTLLSSKHAVEELRDAILNSNEPITLVPIGPLTNIALLLKMYPEVKNNIKQIVLMGGAAKGGNMTPVAEFNMFVDPHAAKIVFDEQIKIVMCGLDATLQTRISTDDIKEIEGYGKVGEMVSQLLSNYDSPSSTENYIAIHDLCTIFYLTRPELFTGKRAAVNVVTEGEASGCTITHYNEDGHVHVCLDIDVEEFRREFIATFKKVHEKFEV, from the coding sequence ATGAAAACACCGATTATTATCGATACTGACCCGGGGATTGATGACGTCATTGCCATAACTGCAGCGTTGTTTGCAGAAGAAATCGATGTGAAATTAATCACGACGGTCGGTGGGAATGTCGGAATTGAAAATACGACGAATAACGCTGTAAACTTGGTAAATTTCTTAGGGAAAGATATACCGGTTGCGAAAGGTGCAGATCAACCGTTACTGAATAAATTAGTATCGGCTGCAAAAGTTCATGGAGAAAGTGGAGTTGGCGGCTACCATTTCGAAACAATAGAGAATTGTACGCTGCTTTCAAGTAAGCATGCAGTTGAGGAATTAAGAGATGCCATTCTCAATTCAAATGAGCCGATCACGCTTGTGCCGATTGGACCTCTTACGAATATCGCATTGTTATTGAAAATGTACCCTGAAGTAAAAAACAATATTAAACAGATTGTCCTCATGGGTGGCGCAGCGAAAGGGGGCAACATGACACCGGTAGCTGAATTTAATATGTTCGTAGATCCACATGCAGCAAAGATTGTTTTTGATGAGCAAATTAAAATCGTCATGTGTGGATTGGATGCGACGCTGCAGACACGCATTTCAACCGACGATATAAAGGAAATAGAGGGCTACGGTAAAGTGGGGGAGATGGTCAGTCAATTACTAAGTAACTACGACAGCCCTTCATCGACTGAGAACTATATTGCAATTCACGATCTGTGCACCATCTTTTATTTGACGAGACCGGAACTATTTACAGGTAAACGGGCAGCCGTCAATGTTGTCACGGAAGGCGAGGCATCGGGGTGTACGATTACGCATTATAACGAAGACGGACATGTGCATGTATGCTTGGACATTGACGTTGAGGAATTTAGACGTGAATTTATCGCGACCTTCAAGAAAGTGCATGAGAAGTTCGAGGTATAA
- a CDS encoding CpaF family protein, protein MSLLSRLGGNQQEPNRHSAKGLQPIELNKSSNELWVRLHNHLVDELKKPAHQEKELEPLIQQLADAFFLSEANHLSFEEKKQLKQDVTHELTGYGPITPLLADPSVTEVMVNGPNLVYVEIGGVIEKVNISFRDDLHILRVIEKIVAPLGRRIDESVPMVDARLPDGSRVNAIIPPLALKGPTLTIRKFSEVPFTIHDLLRKHTLNEDMAAFLKAAVESKLNIFISGGTGTGKTSTLNVLSSFISTKERIVTIEDAAELQLSQEHVVSLESRPRNIEGQGEVTIRDLVRNSLRMRPDRIIVGEVRGAETLDMLQAMNTGHEGSLGTGHANSPRDLVARLETMVLMAGFDLPVRAIREQIAGALDLIVQQDRMRDGSRKITKITEVLGMEGDNIVLQDIFVYQTSKDTLGRVTGKFSSTGIRPYCYERLLMSGNQFLWKGEWE, encoded by the coding sequence ATGTCATTGCTTTCGCGGCTCGGTGGGAATCAGCAGGAACCGAATCGTCATTCGGCTAAGGGACTGCAACCGATCGAATTGAACAAGTCGTCCAATGAGCTATGGGTTCGGCTCCATAACCATCTCGTCGATGAGCTGAAAAAACCTGCCCATCAAGAGAAGGAGCTGGAGCCGCTCATCCAACAGCTAGCGGATGCGTTCTTTTTGAGTGAAGCGAACCATCTATCGTTTGAGGAAAAGAAGCAGTTGAAGCAGGATGTGACGCATGAACTGACCGGGTATGGCCCGATTACACCGTTGCTTGCAGACCCTTCCGTCACAGAGGTGATGGTGAATGGGCCGAATTTGGTCTATGTGGAAATCGGCGGCGTTATCGAGAAGGTGAACATTTCATTTCGGGATGACCTTCACATATTGCGTGTCATCGAGAAGATCGTTGCACCGCTCGGACGGCGAATCGATGAAAGTGTCCCGATGGTCGATGCAAGGTTGCCCGATGGCTCACGTGTGAATGCGATCATTCCGCCTCTCGCCTTGAAAGGACCGACGCTTACGATCAGGAAATTTTCCGAAGTGCCGTTTACGATTCATGATTTATTGCGCAAGCATACGTTAAATGAAGATATGGCGGCCTTTTTGAAAGCGGCTGTGGAATCGAAGCTTAATATATTCATTAGCGGCGGGACGGGAACGGGGAAGACGAGTACATTAAATGTCTTATCTTCCTTCATATCTACAAAGGAACGGATTGTCACGATCGAGGATGCGGCCGAGCTGCAGCTTTCCCAGGAGCACGTCGTGTCGCTTGAATCTCGTCCGCGGAACATTGAAGGTCAAGGCGAGGTCACGATTCGCGATTTAGTCCGAAACTCCTTACGGATGCGCCCGGACCGCATCATTGTCGGTGAGGTGCGTGGCGCGGAGACGTTGGATATGCTTCAGGCGATGAATACGGGGCATGAAGGAAGTTTGGGGACTGGGCACGCCAACTCGCCAAGAGATTTAGTGGCAAGGCTTGAGACGATGGTGCTCATGGCCGGGTTCGACTTGCCGGTGCGTGCGATCCGTGAACAGATCGCAGGGGCATTGGACTTGATTGTGCAACAGGATCGGATGAGGGATGGGTCTCGGAAAATAACGAAGATCACAGAAGTACTCGGGATGGAAGGCGACAATATTGTACTTCAGGATATCTTCGTCTATCAAACGAGTAAAGACACGTTGGGGAGAGTTACCGGTAAGTTTTCATCGACCGGCATCCGTCCTTACTGTTATGAACGATTATTGATGTCCGGCAACCAGTTCTTGTGGAAGGGGGAGTGGGAATGA
- a CDS encoding Flp family type IVb pilin: MKKWFRKLWKEESGQAMTEYGLLVGLIAIVVMVVLVVLGPQLAALFQQIVDALPAAPTTP, encoded by the coding sequence ATGAAAAAATGGTTTCGTAAGCTCTGGAAAGAGGAATCGGGGCAGGCGATGACGGAGTATGGGTTATTGGTAGGGTTAATTGCGATAGTAGTAATGGTGGTCCTTGTAGTTCTTGGTCCACAATTGGCTGCACTCTTCCAACAAATTGTAGATGCTTTACCAGCTGCACCTACTACACCTTAA